One genomic segment of Micromonospora sp. WMMC415 includes these proteins:
- a CDS encoding C40 family peptidase, which translates to MADSRYGRRPGRRSPVISPVLRPKLWSALLGAVAAAVLCTPAYAEPALPTTVPDAGARPVVSGPLSLPGGVPLVPTPGAVGTPVTNLVNGPLAAQIYAAEARVGQLGDELLLLRQKRTEGEAQLVTAERDLALARDALARAQERADSAVADAIKAAAALPPAEFATDLHDLSQLSRITRGEEVEGGDTTAATRELNRARTGEQAAQQALAAAQSRVQGARTAYTAGEQALRAEEAKLAKLRTDNAAQLIELERQQEAAEQALGAGYIADETANGLAAHPVAVKALAYAKAQLGDPYLWAAEGPDRFDCSGLIWAAYRSAGYYDLPRVSRDQYFATRHRSVARTALLPGDLLFFASGSSWTSIHHIGMYVGGGKMIHAPSTGDVVKISTVRWSRLYAATRVVGGVPAPTTPPPTPTTPASPTPPATPRPTPSTTTSPSTSPSPSTSPSTSPSTSPSTSPSTSPSTSPSATQSGSVSPTPSPTRSTPTPQPGAPSSPASEPSSPSPGTTTSRAVPTTAASSSTPSTSASASTSASTGS; encoded by the coding sequence ATGGCCGACAGCAGGTACGGACGACGGCCGGGTCGACGGAGTCCGGTGATCTCACCGGTGCTCCGGCCGAAGCTCTGGTCCGCCCTCCTCGGGGCCGTCGCCGCCGCCGTGCTGTGCACCCCCGCCTACGCCGAGCCGGCCCTGCCCACCACCGTGCCGGACGCGGGCGCCCGCCCGGTCGTGTCCGGCCCGCTCAGCCTGCCCGGCGGCGTGCCGCTCGTCCCCACGCCCGGTGCCGTCGGCACGCCTGTCACCAACCTCGTCAACGGCCCGCTCGCCGCGCAGATCTACGCCGCCGAGGCGCGCGTCGGCCAGCTCGGCGACGAGCTGCTCCTGTTGCGGCAGAAGCGCACCGAGGGCGAGGCGCAGCTCGTCACCGCCGAGCGGGACCTCGCCCTGGCGCGGGACGCGCTGGCCCGGGCCCAGGAGCGGGCCGACAGCGCCGTCGCCGACGCGATCAAGGCCGCCGCGGCGCTGCCGCCCGCCGAGTTCGCGACCGACCTGCACGACCTGAGCCAGCTCTCCCGGATCACCCGTGGCGAGGAGGTCGAGGGCGGGGACACCACCGCCGCGACCCGCGAGCTCAACCGGGCCCGCACCGGCGAGCAGGCCGCCCAGCAGGCCCTCGCGGCCGCGCAGAGCCGGGTGCAGGGTGCCCGCACGGCGTACACGGCGGGCGAGCAGGCGCTGCGCGCCGAGGAGGCGAAGCTCGCCAAGCTGCGCACGGACAACGCGGCGCAGCTGATCGAGCTGGAGCGCCAACAGGAGGCCGCGGAGCAGGCCCTCGGCGCCGGCTACATCGCCGACGAGACGGCGAACGGGCTGGCCGCGCACCCGGTCGCGGTCAAGGCGCTCGCGTACGCCAAGGCACAGCTCGGCGACCCGTACCTGTGGGCCGCCGAGGGTCCGGACCGGTTCGACTGCTCGGGCCTCATCTGGGCCGCGTACCGGTCGGCCGGCTACTACGACCTCCCGCGGGTCTCCCGCGACCAGTACTTCGCGACCCGGCACCGGTCGGTGGCCCGCACCGCCCTGCTCCCCGGCGACCTGCTCTTCTTCGCCTCGGGGTCGAGCTGGACCAGCATCCACCACATCGGGATGTACGTGGGCGGCGGCAAGATGATCCACGCCCCGAGCACCGGCGACGTGGTCAAGATCTCGACGGTGCGCTGGTCCCGCCTCTACGCGGCCACCCGGGTCGTCGGCGGGGTCCCCGCGCCGACCACACCGCCCCCCACGCCGACCACACCGGCCTCCCCGACGCCGCCGGCCACGCCCAGGCCGACCCCGTCGACCACGACGTCGCCCAGCACGTCCCCGTCGCCGTCCACCTCGCCGTCCACCTCGCCGTCCACCTCGCCGTCCACCTCGCCGTCCACCTCGCCGTCCACCTCGCCGTCGGCGACCCAGTCCGGGTCGGTCTCGCCGACGCCGTCGCCGACGCGCAGCACGCCCACCCCGCAGCCCGGCGCCCCGTCGAGTCCCGCGAGCGAGCCCTCGTCACCGTCGCCGGGGACGACGACCAGCCGCGCCGTCCCGACCACGGCGGCGAGCAGTTCGACGCCGTCGACCAGCGCCTCGGCCAGCACGTCGGCGAGCACCGGCAGCTGA
- a CDS encoding C39 family peptidase codes for MPRPRLRAAALAGLTALALLGTTTPAHATPVAAPAGRPVVHDEQITFHEWSRYPDWRRGSHAGTRAVPGARPGLTLARPAGTTQYTDPHTGVTRTWEYATWTSPSTRVGFDASELVASWNADTPAGTWIQIELQGTYNTGGQTPWYVMGRWASGDADIKRTSVNRQGDPWSTIWTDTFSIDDADAGVLLRSYQLRLTLYRAAGQQATPLVRTLGAMSSFVPDRFTVTPSAGGIAWGVELPVPRYSQNVHTGHYPEYDGGGQAWCSPTSTTMVIEYWGRKASEEDTAWVDPTYPDPTVNHAARMVYDYTYDGAGNWPFNTAYAASFPGLEGRVTRLHSLDEVERFIAAGIPVVTSQSFLASELDGANYGTSGHLFVVVGFTADGDVIVNDPASSSNDEVRNVYQREQFEQIWLRTKRINASGGVSGGSGGVAYLIKPERLPWPHVPGSTNW; via the coding sequence ATGCCCAGACCACGCCTCCGCGCCGCCGCACTCGCCGGCCTCACGGCGCTCGCCCTCCTCGGCACGACGACACCCGCCCACGCGACGCCGGTCGCGGCACCGGCCGGCCGGCCGGTCGTCCACGACGAGCAGATCACCTTCCACGAGTGGTCGCGGTACCCGGACTGGCGTCGGGGCAGCCACGCCGGAACCCGGGCCGTGCCCGGCGCACGCCCCGGCCTCACCCTGGCCCGCCCGGCCGGCACCACGCAGTACACCGACCCGCACACCGGCGTCACCCGCACCTGGGAGTACGCGACCTGGACCTCCCCGTCGACGCGGGTCGGCTTCGACGCCAGCGAACTCGTCGCCTCGTGGAACGCGGACACCCCGGCCGGCACCTGGATCCAGATCGAGCTGCAGGGCACGTACAACACCGGTGGGCAGACCCCCTGGTACGTCATGGGCCGGTGGGCCTCCGGCGACGCCGACATCAAGCGCACCAGCGTGAACCGGCAGGGTGACCCCTGGTCGACCATCTGGACCGACACCTTCAGCATCGACGACGCCGACGCCGGGGTGCTGCTGCGCTCGTACCAGCTGCGGCTCACCCTCTACCGGGCGGCCGGCCAGCAGGCCACGCCGCTGGTGCGCACGCTCGGCGCGATGAGCTCCTTCGTCCCGGACCGGTTCACCGTCACGCCGAGCGCCGGCGGCATCGCCTGGGGTGTCGAACTGCCGGTGCCGCGCTACTCGCAGAACGTCCACACCGGCCACTACCCGGAGTACGACGGCGGCGGCCAGGCCTGGTGCTCCCCCACCTCCACCACCATGGTGATCGAGTACTGGGGCCGGAAGGCGTCCGAGGAGGACACCGCCTGGGTGGACCCGACATACCCGGACCCGACGGTCAACCACGCCGCCCGGATGGTCTACGACTACACCTACGACGGCGCCGGGAACTGGCCGTTCAACACCGCGTACGCCGCCAGCTTCCCGGGCCTGGAGGGGCGGGTCACCCGGCTGCACTCCCTGGACGAGGTGGAGCGCTTCATCGCCGCCGGCATCCCGGTGGTGACCAGCCAGTCGTTCCTCGCCAGCGAACTGGACGGGGCCAACTACGGCACGTCCGGGCACCTGTTCGTGGTGGTCGGGTTCACCGCCGACGGTGACGTGATCGTCAACGACCCCGCCTCGTCCAGCAACGACGAGGTCCGCAACGTCTACCAGCGGGAGCAGTTCGAGCAGATCTGGCTGCGGACCAAGCGGATCAACGCCAGCGGCGGCGTCTCCGGCGGCTCCGGCGGGGTGGCCTACCTGATCAAGCCCGAACGTCTGCCCTGGCCGCACGTGCCGGGCAGCACCAACTGGTGA
- a CDS encoding DUF4229 domain-containing protein codes for MSAAVKYTLGRIGLFVIVLAALWFVEMNLFLKLMLALVFSAAASFFLLRGWRDEMAEEMAAAAERRRSEKERLRSALAGEDEEPRNNP; via the coding sequence ATGAGCGCGGCGGTCAAGTACACGCTGGGCCGGATCGGGCTGTTCGTCATCGTGCTGGCGGCCCTCTGGTTCGTCGAGATGAACCTGTTCCTCAAGCTGATGCTGGCCCTGGTGTTCTCGGCGGCCGCCTCCTTCTTCCTGCTGAGGGGCTGGCGGGACGAGATGGCCGAGGAGATGGCCGCCGCCGCCGAGCGGCGCCGCTCCGAGAAGGAACGCCTCCGGTCCGCCCTGGCCGGCGAGGACGAGGAGCCGAGGAACAACCCCTGA
- a CDS encoding putative glycolipid-binding domain-containing protein — protein sequence MPKSFLWTRTDTAGAEHALVDDGQGLTARGTQVAVDPIPYTCRYQLGTDPDWVTTSLVVEAEGSGWLRSVRLERAVDRWRVTTAEQGDLDAALAAAGQPPAGLPGTDDPDRLADALDVDLGGSALFNTLPVRRLGLAGGPADTPHRIAVAWVLVPSLVVVAAEQVYTGLGPGRVRFTSDTFTAELDVDGDGYVLRYPGLAERAAPR from the coding sequence ATGCCGAAGTCGTTCCTCTGGACCCGGACCGACACCGCCGGCGCCGAGCACGCCCTCGTCGACGACGGGCAGGGGTTGACGGCGCGGGGCACCCAGGTCGCCGTGGACCCGATCCCGTACACGTGCCGGTACCAGCTCGGCACCGATCCGGACTGGGTCACCACGAGCCTGGTCGTGGAGGCCGAGGGGTCGGGCTGGCTGCGCAGCGTACGCCTGGAACGGGCGGTCGACCGGTGGCGGGTGACCACGGCCGAGCAGGGCGACCTGGACGCCGCGCTGGCCGCCGCCGGTCAGCCGCCCGCCGGCCTGCCGGGCACCGACGACCCGGATCGCCTGGCCGACGCCCTCGACGTCGACCTGGGCGGGTCGGCGCTCTTCAACACCCTGCCGGTACGCCGGCTCGGCCTGGCCGGCGGGCCCGCCGACACGCCGCACCGGATCGCGGTCGCCTGGGTGCTGGTGCCGAGCCTGGTGGTGGTCGCCGCCGAGCAGGTCTACACGGGACTGGGCCCCGGCCGGGTGCGTTTCACCAGCGACACGTTCACCGCCGAACTGGACGTGGACGGCGACGGGTACGTGCTGCGCTACCCGGGACTCGCGGAGCGGGCCGCGCCGCGCTGA
- a CDS encoding ABC transporter substrate-binding protein encodes MSRRTPRLFAATLAVAALALGACAEKTSDTPAAGGSPSAAASYPVTVGSLTLDQRPEKIVSLSPTATEMLFAVGAGKQVTAVDDNSNYPAEAPKTDLSGFQPNAEAIAAKSPDLVVLSDDRNKVVEQLAKLKIPVFLTPAATTLDDTYRQITELGTLTGHPAEAADVVKRMKDDIAKLVADLPKRSEKLTYFHELGPELYTATSRTFIGSLYTLAGLENIADPADPDGKSGGYPQLSQEVIVKANPDFVFLADTKCCQQSADTVKARPGWAAITAVKNNQVVALDDDIASRWGPRVVDLLRTIIDATAKVPA; translated from the coding sequence ATGTCCAGACGTACCCCCCGGCTCTTCGCCGCGACCCTCGCGGTGGCCGCGCTCGCCCTCGGCGCCTGCGCCGAGAAGACCTCCGACACCCCCGCGGCCGGCGGCAGCCCGTCGGCCGCCGCCTCGTACCCGGTGACGGTCGGCTCGCTCACCCTCGACCAGCGGCCGGAGAAGATCGTCTCGCTGTCGCCCACCGCCACCGAGATGCTCTTCGCGGTCGGTGCCGGCAAGCAGGTGACCGCCGTCGACGACAACTCCAACTATCCGGCCGAGGCACCGAAGACCGACCTGTCCGGCTTCCAGCCGAACGCCGAGGCCATCGCCGCCAAGAGCCCCGACCTGGTGGTGCTCTCCGACGACCGCAACAAGGTCGTCGAGCAGCTGGCCAAGCTGAAGATCCCGGTCTTCCTCACCCCGGCCGCGACCACCCTCGACGACACCTACCGCCAGATCACCGAGCTGGGCACCCTCACCGGGCACCCGGCCGAGGCCGCCGACGTGGTCAAGCGGATGAAGGACGACATCGCGAAGCTGGTCGCCGACCTGCCCAAGCGGTCCGAGAAGCTCACCTACTTCCACGAGCTGGGACCGGAGCTGTACACGGCCACCAGCAGGACCTTCATCGGCTCGCTCTACACCCTCGCCGGGCTGGAGAACATCGCCGACCCCGCCGACCCGGACGGCAAGAGCGGCGGCTACCCGCAGCTCTCCCAGGAGGTCATCGTCAAGGCGAACCCGGACTTCGTCTTCCTCGCCGACACCAAGTGCTGCCAGCAGAGCGCGGACACGGTCAAGGCCCGGCCCGGCTGGGCTGCGATCACGGCGGTGAAGAACAACCAGGTCGTCGCGCTGGACGACGACATCGCCTCGCGCTGGGGCCCGCGCGTCGTCGACCTGCTGCGCACGATCATCGACGCGACTGCCAAGGTGCCTGCGTGA
- a CDS encoding M14 family zinc carboxypeptidase, with the protein MAFRTPTLRRRLALAIAAGLGLLTLAAPPVSAEPAPDRSGEPAAVPYRVLGPRTLADRSAVARTGASIDYSEHGVLHVSATRAEAAAITRLGFRLEAIAALPTDRGAADGEIGTLDFPPADSNYHNYAELTAVVNKVVADHPTIARKISIGSSHEGRDLMAVKISDNVATDEDEPEILFNAQQHAREHLTVEMAVYLLNLFTDSYGSDSRITSVVNSRELWIVPTVNPDGSEYDVATGSYRSWRKNRQPNSGSSYVGTDLNRNWSYQWGCCGGSSGSTSSDTYRGPSPFSAPETSALRNFVNSRVVGGVQQIKTNIDFHTYSELVLWPFGYTYNNTAPGMTTDQYNTFATIGQQMAATNGYTPEQSSDLYIADGTSIDWMWGQHGIWAYTFEMYPGSASGGGFYPPDEVIGRETSRNRDAVLILAEYADCPYRAINKQAQYCGGGGGTTVWSDTFETATGWTINPNGTDTATTGQWERGAAQATTSSGAKQLTPYAGSNDLVTGRLAGTGAGDYDIDGGVTSARSPAVTLPSSGTLTLSLAWYLAHGSNASSADYLRVSVVHNGGTTTLLNQAGAATNRNGSWAVANLNLTPYAGQSVRIHVEAADASGASLVEAAVDNLTITAS; encoded by the coding sequence ATGGCCTTCCGCACCCCCACCCTCCGCCGCCGCCTCGCCCTCGCCATCGCCGCGGGGCTCGGCCTGCTCACCCTCGCCGCGCCGCCGGTCTCCGCGGAACCGGCCCCGGACCGCTCCGGAGAACCGGCCGCCGTGCCCTACCGGGTGCTCGGCCCGCGTACGCTCGCCGACCGCAGCGCGGTCGCCCGCACCGGCGCCTCGATCGACTACTCCGAGCACGGTGTCCTGCACGTCTCGGCCACCCGCGCCGAGGCCGCCGCCATCACCCGGCTCGGCTTCCGGTTGGAGGCGATCGCCGCACTGCCCACCGACCGGGGCGCCGCCGACGGGGAGATCGGCACCCTCGACTTCCCGCCCGCCGACTCGAACTACCACAACTACGCGGAACTGACGGCGGTGGTGAACAAGGTGGTCGCGGACCACCCGACCATCGCCCGGAAGATCAGCATCGGCAGCTCCCACGAGGGCCGGGACCTGATGGCGGTGAAGATCTCCGACAACGTCGCCACCGACGAGGACGAGCCGGAAATCCTCTTCAACGCGCAGCAGCACGCCCGCGAGCACCTGACCGTGGAGATGGCGGTCTACCTGCTCAACCTGTTCACCGACAGCTACGGCAGCGACTCCCGGATCACCAGCGTCGTCAACAGCCGGGAACTGTGGATCGTGCCGACGGTGAACCCGGACGGCAGCGAGTACGACGTGGCCACCGGCTCGTACCGGTCCTGGCGGAAGAACCGGCAGCCGAACAGCGGCTCGTCGTACGTCGGCACCGACCTCAACCGCAACTGGTCCTACCAGTGGGGCTGCTGCGGGGGCTCGTCCGGCTCCACCTCGTCGGACACCTACCGGGGCCCGTCGCCGTTCTCGGCGCCGGAGACGAGCGCGCTCCGCAACTTCGTCAACAGCCGGGTCGTCGGCGGCGTGCAGCAGATCAAGACCAACATCGACTTCCACACCTACTCCGAGCTGGTGCTGTGGCCGTTCGGCTACACGTACAACAACACCGCCCCGGGCATGACCACCGACCAGTACAACACCTTCGCCACCATCGGCCAGCAGATGGCGGCCACCAACGGCTACACCCCGGAGCAGTCCAGCGACCTCTACATCGCCGACGGCACCAGCATCGACTGGATGTGGGGGCAGCACGGCATCTGGGCGTACACCTTCGAGATGTACCCGGGCTCGGCCTCCGGTGGCGGCTTCTACCCGCCCGACGAGGTAATCGGGCGGGAGACCTCGCGCAACCGCGACGCGGTGCTGATCCTCGCCGAGTACGCCGACTGCCCGTACCGGGCGATCAACAAGCAGGCGCAGTACTGCGGCGGCGGTGGCGGCACCACGGTCTGGTCGGACACCTTCGAGACCGCGACCGGCTGGACGATCAACCCGAACGGGACCGACACCGCCACCACGGGCCAGTGGGAGCGGGGCGCCGCACAGGCCACCACCTCCAGCGGGGCCAAGCAGCTCACCCCGTACGCGGGCAGCAACGACCTGGTCACCGGCCGGCTGGCCGGCACCGGGGCGGGCGACTACGACATCGACGGCGGTGTCACCAGCGCCCGCTCCCCGGCGGTGACCCTGCCGTCGAGCGGCACGCTGACGCTGTCGCTGGCCTGGTACCTGGCACACGGCTCGAACGCGTCCTCCGCGGACTACCTGCGGGTCAGCGTCGTGCACAACGGCGGCACCACCACCCTGCTCAACCAGGCCGGCGCGGCTACCAACCGCAACGGCTCCTGGGCGGTGGCGAACCTCAACCTGACCCCGTACGCCGGCCAGTCCGTCCGCATCCACGTGGAGGCGGCGGACGCCTCCGGGGCGAGCCTCGTCGAGGCGGCCGTGGACAACCTCACCATCACCGCCTCCTGA
- the mqnE gene encoding aminofutalosine synthase MqnE codes for MDAGLKRELEAKVYAGERLTREDGIALYESDDLAWLGRLAHHRRTELNGDRVMFNVNRHLNLTNVCSASCAYCSFQRKPGEKDAYTMRIDEAVRKAKEMEDEQLTELHIVNGLHPTLPWRYYPKVLRELKGALPNVKLKAFTATEVQWFEKISGLSADEILDELMGAGLESLTGGGAEIFDWEVRQHIVDHACHWEDWSRIHRLAHSKGMKTPSTMLYGHIEEPRHRVDHVLRLRELQDETGGFVVFIPLRYQHDFVDSADGKIRNRIQARTTMASPAESLKTFAVSRLLFDNVPHVKCFWVMHGLSVAQLSLNFGVDDLDGSVVEYKITHDADAYGTPNTMHRDDLLHLIWDAGFRPVERNTRYEVVREYDAAPTLAERRAEPQQVWA; via the coding sequence ATGGACGCCGGACTCAAGCGTGAGCTCGAAGCGAAGGTGTACGCCGGCGAGCGGCTGACCCGGGAGGACGGGATCGCGCTCTACGAGAGCGACGACCTCGCCTGGCTGGGCCGGCTGGCGCACCACCGCCGCACCGAGCTGAACGGCGACCGGGTGATGTTCAACGTCAACCGGCACCTCAACCTGACCAACGTGTGCAGCGCGAGCTGCGCGTACTGCTCGTTCCAGCGCAAGCCGGGTGAGAAGGACGCGTACACGATGCGCATCGACGAGGCGGTCCGCAAGGCCAAGGAGATGGAGGACGAGCAGCTCACCGAGCTGCACATCGTCAACGGCCTGCACCCGACGCTGCCCTGGCGCTACTACCCGAAGGTGCTGCGCGAGCTGAAGGGCGCCCTGCCGAACGTCAAGCTGAAGGCGTTCACCGCGACCGAGGTGCAGTGGTTCGAGAAGATCAGCGGCCTCTCCGCCGACGAGATCCTCGACGAGCTGATGGGCGCCGGCCTGGAGTCGCTGACCGGTGGCGGCGCGGAGATCTTCGACTGGGAGGTCCGGCAGCACATCGTCGACCACGCCTGCCACTGGGAGGACTGGTCGCGGATCCACCGGCTGGCGCACAGCAAGGGCATGAAGACGCCGTCGACCATGCTGTACGGGCACATCGAGGAACCCCGGCACCGGGTCGACCACGTGCTGCGGCTGCGCGAGCTCCAGGACGAGACCGGCGGCTTCGTGGTCTTCATCCCGCTGCGCTACCAGCACGACTTCGTCGACTCGGCGGACGGCAAGATCCGCAACCGGATCCAGGCCCGCACGACGATGGCGTCGCCGGCCGAGTCGCTGAAGACCTTCGCCGTCTCCCGGCTGCTCTTCGACAACGTCCCGCACGTGAAGTGCTTCTGGGTGATGCACGGCCTGTCGGTCGCCCAGCTCTCGCTGAACTTCGGGGTGGACGACCTGGACGGCTCGGTCGTGGAATACAAGATCACCCACGACGCCGACGCGTACGGCACGCCGAACACCATGCACCGCGACGACCTGCTGCACCTGATCTGGGACGCCGGCTTCCGCCCGGTCGAGCGGAACACCCGCTACGAGGTGGTGCGCGAATACGACGCCGCGCCGACGCTGGCCGAGCGGCGTGCCGAGCCGCAGCAGGTCTGGGCCTGA
- a CDS encoding PLP-dependent cysteine synthase family protein yields the protein MTHLDRCDEASRRWVTEAIATVEADANRSADTHLLPFPLPREWGIDLYLKDESVHPTGSLKHRLARSLFLYGLCNGWIGPGTTIVEASSGSTAVSEAYFARMLGLPFIAVMPASTSPEKIAKIEFQGGRCHLVDDPAKVVVEARWLAEDSAGHFMDQFTYAERATDWRGNNNIAESIFSQLALERHPVPAWVVVGAGTGGTSATIGRYARYRRLPTKLCVVDPENSAFYPAWQAADWSVRTGRGSRIEGIGRPTVEASFLPSVVDRMVQVPDAASLAAMRAGSAVLGRQVGGSTGTNLWGAFGLIAELLAEGRTGSVVTLICDAGDRYADTYYADDWVAAQGLDLAPHLATVERFLADGAWPA from the coding sequence GTGACTCATCTCGACCGGTGCGACGAGGCCAGCCGGCGGTGGGTGACCGAGGCGATCGCCACCGTCGAGGCGGACGCGAACCGGTCCGCCGACACCCACCTGCTGCCGTTCCCGTTGCCCCGGGAGTGGGGGATCGACCTCTACCTCAAGGACGAGTCAGTGCACCCGACCGGTTCCCTGAAGCACCGGCTGGCCCGGTCGCTGTTCCTGTACGGGCTCTGTAACGGCTGGATCGGGCCCGGCACCACGATCGTGGAGGCCTCCTCCGGGTCGACTGCGGTCTCCGAGGCGTACTTCGCCCGGATGCTCGGGTTGCCGTTCATCGCGGTGATGCCGGCCTCCACGTCCCCCGAGAAGATCGCGAAGATCGAGTTCCAGGGCGGTCGGTGCCATCTGGTCGACGACCCGGCCAAGGTGGTCGTCGAGGCGCGCTGGCTGGCCGAGGACTCGGCCGGCCACTTCATGGATCAGTTCACGTACGCCGAGCGGGCCACCGACTGGCGGGGCAACAACAACATCGCCGAGTCGATCTTCTCCCAGCTCGCCCTGGAGCGGCACCCCGTACCGGCGTGGGTGGTGGTCGGAGCCGGCACCGGCGGCACCAGCGCCACGATCGGCCGGTACGCCCGCTACCGGCGGCTGCCCACCAAGCTCTGCGTCGTGGACCCGGAGAACTCGGCGTTCTACCCGGCGTGGCAGGCCGCCGACTGGTCGGTGCGCACCGGACGCGGCTCCCGGATCGAGGGGATCGGCCGGCCCACCGTCGAGGCGTCCTTCCTGCCCTCGGTGGTGGACCGGATGGTGCAGGTGCCGGACGCCGCCTCCCTGGCCGCCATGCGGGCCGGCTCGGCCGTCCTCGGCCGGCAGGTCGGCGGCTCCACCGGGACCAACCTGTGGGGCGCGTTCGGGCTGATCGCCGAGCTGCTGGCCGAGGGCCGCACCGGTTCGGTCGTCACGCTGATCTGCGACGCCGGGGACCGCTACGCCGACACCTACTACGCCGACGACTGGGTCGCCGCCCAGGGCCTCGACCTGGCCCCGCACCTGGCCACCGTCGAACGCTTCCTCGCCGACGGCGCCTGGCCCGCCTGA
- a CDS encoding DEAD/DEAH box helicase yields MTTSFDPGTTSSAADTTIDFAALGLPQPLVRALSRQGITTPFEIQRATMPDALAGRDVLGRGQTGSGKTLAFGLPLLARVADRRPARPLHPRALVLVPTRELAMQVNDALLPLGKAVGVFLKTAVGGVPYDRQIDALRRGVEVVVATPGRLGDLIDRGVCRLEDVEVTVLDEADQMADMGFLPEVTELLAKTPADAQRLLFSATLDGDVDALVKRFMTDPVTHSTAPPTAAVSTMDHHLLLIPPHDKFPVAASIAAREGRTMVFARTQLGVDRLVQQLAAVGVRAGGLHGGKTQRMRTRTLAEFREGRMNVLVATDVAARGIHVDGVSLVLHVDPPKDPKDYLHRAGRTARAGESGAVATLVLPKQRRTTLAMLEKAGVEPAQTRVRAGDPALAELTGAREPSGVPVRDEPEPRRPSGPRRPAYRGHGERAEHGRYGERGDHRRYGERGDDRRSAGGDHRRFGERGDDRRFGERGDDRRFADRGEHRRFGERGDHRRFDDRRHPGRPVDGRSERRPGDRPFGGRPAAGRH; encoded by the coding sequence TTGACCACCTCGTTCGACCCTGGCACGACCTCGTCCGCCGCCGACACCACGATCGACTTCGCCGCCCTCGGGCTGCCCCAGCCGCTGGTCCGGGCCCTGTCCCGGCAGGGCATCACCACGCCGTTCGAGATCCAGCGCGCCACCATGCCGGACGCCCTGGCCGGCCGGGACGTGCTCGGGCGCGGCCAGACGGGCTCCGGCAAGACCCTGGCCTTCGGCCTGCCCCTGCTGGCCCGGGTGGCCGACCGGCGGCCGGCCCGGCCCCTGCACCCGCGCGCCCTCGTCCTGGTGCCGACCCGCGAACTCGCCATGCAGGTCAACGACGCCCTGCTCCCGCTCGGCAAGGCCGTCGGCGTGTTCCTCAAGACCGCGGTCGGCGGCGTGCCGTACGACCGGCAGATCGACGCCCTGCGCCGCGGGGTGGAGGTCGTCGTGGCCACCCCCGGCCGGCTCGGGGACCTCATCGACCGGGGCGTGTGCCGCCTCGAGGACGTCGAGGTCACCGTGCTGGACGAGGCGGACCAGATGGCCGACATGGGCTTCCTGCCCGAGGTGACCGAGCTGCTGGCGAAGACCCCCGCCGACGCGCAGCGCCTGCTCTTCTCGGCCACTCTGGACGGTGACGTGGACGCGCTGGTCAAGCGGTTCATGACCGACCCGGTGACCCACTCCACCGCCCCGCCGACGGCGGCCGTGTCCACCATGGACCACCACCTCCTGCTGATCCCGCCGCACGACAAGTTCCCCGTCGCCGCGTCCATCGCGGCCCGGGAGGGGCGCACGATGGTGTTCGCCCGTACCCAGCTCGGCGTCGACCGGCTGGTGCAGCAGCTGGCCGCGGTCGGCGTACGGGCGGGGGGCCTGCACGGCGGCAAGACCCAGCGGATGCGCACCCGCACCCTCGCCGAGTTCCGCGAGGGCCGGATGAACGTCCTGGTCGCCACCGACGTGGCGGCACGCGGCATCCACGTCGACGGCGTCTCGCTCGTGCTGCACGTCGACCCGCCGAAGGACCCGAAGGACTACCTGCACCGGGCGGGGCGTACCGCGCGGGCGGGCGAGTCCGGCGCGGTGGCGACCCTGGTCCTCCCGAAGCAGCGGCGCACCACCCTCGCGATGCTCGAGAAGGCCGGCGTCGAGCCGGCGCAGACCCGGGTCCGGGCCGGTGACCCGGCCCTGGCCGAGTTGACCGGCGCCCGCGAGCCGAGTGGCGTCCCGGTCCGCGACGAGCCCGAGCCGCGCCGCCCCTCCGGTCCGCGCCGCCCGGCGTACCGGGGGCACGGCGAGCGCGCCGAGCACGGACGGTACGGCGAGCGCGGCGACCACCGGCGGTACGGCGAGCGCGGCGACGACCGGCGTTCGGCCGGTGGCGATCACCGACGCTTCGGCGAGCGCGGCGACGACCGGCGCTTCGGCGAGCGCGGCGACGACCGGCGCTTCGCCGACCGTGGCGAGCATCGCCGCTTCGGCGAGCGCGGCGACCACCGGCGGTTCGACGACCGCCGCCACCCGGGCCGGCCGGTCGACGGCCGCTCGGAGCGGCGACCGGGTGACCGGCCCTTCGGTGGTCGCCCCGCCGCGGGCCGGCACTGA